In Nocardioides faecalis, the following proteins share a genomic window:
- a CDS encoding M1 family metallopeptidase, translating to MPGSRPVTTPAKTLALLLALMLALALAGCSGSPWREASPWRAAPASAPSSPPTVAPPPSEPDLAEARSEPRSDSVYPDVGDPLVDALHYELDLTWTPGSDRLEGRQRLTFRASADSPDIRLDFNEQLAISEVTVDGTPVEHSVRGYDLRIAAPVAADEQYVVELAYAGTPEPAPAPSARSDFASGVGWNVTDEHETWTVQEPYGAFTWYAVNDHPSDKAFYDFVLTSPDPMVGVANGQLVGVDDGGGLARRTWHLAEPASSYLVTVAFGDLRGTELTSAGGVPVQVWTDRDDDPLPGGTGYAAEALDWLEEYLGPYPFDSFGIVVVDNENGMETQTMVTLGDTPYSLSPEVVVHEAAHHWYGNTVSPADWAEVWMNEGMAMYLQAMWEAEQDGVDVAATMDEWAGLESQMRRDAGPPGAYDPEQFGDGNIYYGPALMWHELREEVGDTSFFRVLREWPARKENGNAERDEYLDWIEQTTGEELSAFFDAWLLGATTPDRD from the coding sequence ATGCCTGGTAGCCGACCAGTCACGACGCCGGCCAAGACGCTGGCCCTGCTGCTGGCGCTGATGCTGGCGCTGGCGCTCGCCGGCTGCTCCGGATCGCCGTGGCGCGAGGCCTCGCCGTGGCGCGCGGCCCCTGCCTCCGCGCCGAGCTCGCCGCCCACCGTGGCACCGCCCCCGAGCGAGCCCGACCTCGCCGAGGCGCGCAGCGAGCCCCGCAGCGACTCCGTCTACCCCGACGTGGGCGACCCGCTCGTCGACGCCCTGCACTACGAGCTCGACCTGACCTGGACCCCGGGATCCGACCGGCTCGAGGGACGCCAACGCCTCACCTTCCGCGCCAGCGCCGACTCCCCCGACATCCGGCTCGACTTCAACGAGCAGCTGGCGATCAGCGAGGTCACGGTCGACGGCACCCCCGTCGAGCACTCCGTGCGCGGCTACGACCTGCGCATCGCCGCCCCGGTCGCCGCCGACGAGCAGTACGTCGTCGAGCTGGCCTACGCCGGCACGCCGGAGCCGGCGCCTGCCCCCAGCGCGCGCAGCGACTTCGCCTCCGGCGTCGGTTGGAACGTCACCGACGAGCACGAGACCTGGACGGTGCAGGAGCCGTACGGCGCGTTCACCTGGTACGCCGTCAACGACCACCCCTCCGACAAGGCCTTCTACGACTTCGTGCTCACCTCCCCCGACCCGATGGTCGGGGTGGCCAACGGCCAGCTGGTCGGCGTCGACGACGGCGGCGGTCTCGCGCGGCGCACCTGGCACCTGGCGGAGCCGGCATCGTCGTACCTGGTCACGGTGGCCTTCGGGGACCTGCGCGGCACCGAGCTCACCTCGGCGGGCGGGGTGCCGGTCCAGGTGTGGACCGACCGCGACGACGACCCGCTGCCCGGCGGCACCGGTTATGCCGCCGAGGCCCTCGACTGGCTGGAGGAGTACCTGGGGCCCTATCCCTTCGACAGCTTCGGCATCGTCGTGGTGGACAACGAGAACGGCATGGAGACCCAGACCATGGTCACCCTGGGCGACACGCCGTACAGCCTGTCGCCGGAGGTGGTCGTCCACGAGGCGGCGCACCACTGGTACGGCAACACCGTCTCCCCGGCGGACTGGGCCGAGGTCTGGATGAACGAGGGCATGGCGATGTACCTGCAGGCCATGTGGGAGGCCGAGCAGGACGGGGTCGACGTCGCCGCCACGATGGACGAGTGGGCCGGGCTCGAGTCCCAGATGCGCCGCGACGCGGGCCCACCGGGCGCCTACGACCCGGAGCAGTTCGGGGACGGCAACATCTACTACGGCCCGGCGCTGATGTGGCACGAGCTGCGCGAGGAGGTCGGCGACACGTCGTTCTTCCGGGTGCTGCGCGAGTGGCCGGCGCGCAAGGAGAACGGCAACGCCGAGCGCGACGAGTACCTCGACTGGATCGAGCAGACCACGGGCGAGGAGCTCTCGGCGTTCTTCGACGCCTGGCTGCTGGGCGCCACGACACCCGACCGGGACTGA
- a CDS encoding ABC transporter substrate-binding protein, which produces MLHKTTSRLRRTAAGAVAALAALTALSACGGSADGSDGDKPVLRVGVQKDGVRAVLKESGLLEDLPYEIEWAEFTAGPPIVEAASADKIDVAWVGSAPPIFGAAADANFKIVAQVQEQDQQENSILVPKGSKITDVTDLEGKKVAVGKGTSAHGLLLQALKRNGLTLDDIEANYLAPADGLAAFTSGEVDAWVVWDPFVTQAIEQNDAVEITGGSPDEQGVQFEIASTKALADPETRENIKHFVGLLQQAWVWALDNSDAWGDGWAAESGLAPEITRVVAKNKAAAFGRVTPETIAAEQALADAFFEAGELPKKIDFAAIVEPGLIE; this is translated from the coding sequence ATGCTGCACAAGACAACCTCCCGCCTGCGCCGCACCGCCGCCGGTGCCGTCGCCGCCCTGGCCGCCCTCACCGCGCTCAGCGCCTGCGGCGGCTCCGCCGACGGAAGCGATGGCGACAAGCCCGTCCTGCGGGTCGGCGTGCAGAAGGACGGTGTCCGCGCGGTGCTGAAGGAGTCCGGGCTGCTCGAGGACCTGCCCTACGAGATCGAGTGGGCCGAGTTCACGGCCGGTCCGCCGATCGTCGAGGCCGCCTCGGCGGACAAGATCGACGTCGCCTGGGTGGGCTCCGCGCCGCCGATCTTCGGCGCCGCCGCCGACGCGAACTTCAAGATCGTCGCCCAGGTGCAGGAGCAGGACCAGCAGGAGAACTCGATCCTCGTGCCCAAGGGATCGAAGATCACCGACGTCACGGACCTCGAGGGCAAGAAGGTCGCCGTCGGCAAGGGCACCTCGGCGCACGGCCTGCTGCTGCAGGCGCTCAAGCGCAACGGCCTGACCCTCGACGACATCGAGGCGAACTACCTGGCCCCGGCCGACGGCCTGGCCGCGTTCACCTCCGGCGAGGTCGACGCCTGGGTGGTCTGGGACCCCTTCGTGACGCAGGCGATCGAGCAGAACGACGCCGTGGAGATCACCGGCGGCAGCCCGGACGAGCAGGGCGTGCAGTTCGAGATCGCCTCCACCAAGGCGTTGGCCGACCCCGAGACCCGCGAGAACATCAAGCACTTCGTCGGCCTGCTGCAGCAGGCGTGGGTCTGGGCGCTGGACAACTCCGACGCCTGGGGCGACGGCTGGGCCGCCGAGTCCGGCCTCGCGCCGGAGATCACCCGCGTGGTGGCCAAGAACAAGGCGGCCGCCTTCGGCCGGGTCACGCCAGAGACCATCGCCGCCGAGCAGGCGCTCGCCGACGCGTTCTTCGAGGCCGGCGAGCTGCCGAAGAAGATCGACTTCGCCGCCATCGTCGAGCCCGGTCTGATCGAGTGA
- a CDS encoding ABC transporter ATP-binding protein — MKATDPATDTAAHHRFGDVVASATGVRRVFGDHVVLDGVDLQIRTGEFVALLGRSGCGKSTLLRILAGLDDGAEGEVVGGTEPAVVFQDPRLFPWRRVLDNVALGLRTPDVKGRATEVLAEVGLAGRERAWPRQLSGGQRQRVALARALVREPDLLLLDEPFSALDALTRISAQALVSDLVATHRPAVLMVTHDVEEALLLADRVLVMDAGHLVHDERIDVARPRRRDHPEIVSRRAALLGLLGVDEAATPA; from the coding sequence ATGAAGGCCACCGACCCCGCCACCGACACCGCCGCGCACCACCGCTTCGGCGACGTCGTCGCCTCCGCGACCGGCGTACGACGCGTCTTCGGCGACCACGTCGTGCTCGACGGCGTCGACCTGCAGATCCGCACCGGTGAGTTCGTCGCCCTGCTGGGCCGCTCGGGCTGCGGCAAGTCCACGCTGCTGCGGATCCTCGCCGGCCTCGACGACGGGGCCGAGGGCGAGGTCGTCGGGGGCACCGAGCCGGCCGTCGTCTTCCAGGACCCGCGCCTGTTCCCCTGGCGCCGGGTGCTCGACAACGTCGCCCTGGGGCTGCGCACACCCGACGTCAAGGGACGGGCCACCGAGGTGCTCGCCGAGGTCGGCCTCGCCGGCCGCGAACGAGCCTGGCCGCGTCAGCTCTCGGGCGGTCAGCGCCAACGCGTGGCGTTGGCCCGGGCGCTGGTCCGCGAGCCCGACCTGCTGCTGCTCGACGAGCCGTTCAGCGCCCTCGACGCGCTGACCCGGATCTCCGCGCAGGCTCTGGTCAGCGACCTCGTCGCCACCCACCGGCCCGCGGTGCTGATGGTCACCCACGACGTCGAGGAGGCGCTGCTGCTCGCCGACCGGGTGCTGGTGATGGACGCCGGCCACCTGGTCCACGACGAGCGGATCGACGTCGCACGGCCGCGCCGCCGCGACCACCCCGAGATCGTTTCCCGACGGGCCGCCCTGCTGGGCCTGCTCGGCGTGGACGAGGCGGCGACCCCGGCCTGA
- a CDS encoding ABC transporter permease, translating into MSVDVVTQAARPTADDGTTTTAAASPPRHRRRGAGHSTGDVVLRVLRLLSPVILVGVWQLASATGVLPASTLPPPSVVAETAGWLWESGQLSEAILVSLRRAAIGFLLGGGIALVLGTVVGLSRIGDALLDPYMQMLRMLPLFGLVPLFIIWFGIKEEPKIYLVALFSLVPLYLNLVAALRGVDPDLKEVARALRLNRLERVRHLYVPAVLPGVLVGLRQSLGAALVALVVAEQVNAGAGLGYLINNARDFLRTDIIVVALLCYAVLGLLTDALVRALERAAVRWRDEGVQR; encoded by the coding sequence ATGAGCGTCGACGTCGTCACCCAGGCCGCGCGCCCCACCGCCGACGACGGTACGACGACCACCGCCGCCGCCAGCCCGCCGCGCCACCGTCGTCGGGGCGCCGGGCACTCGACCGGCGACGTGGTGCTGCGGGTGCTGCGGCTGCTCAGTCCGGTGATCCTGGTCGGCGTCTGGCAGCTCGCGTCGGCGACCGGCGTGCTGCCGGCGAGCACGCTGCCCCCGCCGAGCGTGGTCGCGGAGACCGCAGGGTGGCTGTGGGAGAGCGGCCAGCTCTCCGAGGCCATCCTGGTCTCCTTGCGCCGCGCCGCGATCGGCTTCCTCCTCGGCGGCGGCATCGCCCTGGTGCTCGGCACCGTGGTCGGGCTGAGCCGGATCGGCGACGCGCTCCTCGACCCCTACATGCAGATGCTGCGCATGCTGCCGCTGTTCGGGCTGGTGCCGCTGTTCATCATCTGGTTCGGCATCAAGGAGGAGCCCAAGATCTACCTGGTCGCGCTCTTCTCCCTGGTGCCGCTCTACCTGAACCTGGTCGCCGCGCTGCGCGGGGTGGACCCGGACCTCAAGGAGGTCGCCCGGGCGCTGCGGCTCAACCGGCTGGAGCGGGTGCGCCACCTCTACGTGCCGGCGGTGCTGCCCGGGGTCCTGGTCGGGCTGCGCCAGTCGCTGGGCGCCGCCCTGGTCGCGCTGGTCGTGGCCGAGCAGGTCAACGCCGGCGCCGGGCTGGGCTACCTGATCAACAACGCCCGCGACTTCCTGCGCACCGACATCATCGTCGTCGCGCTCCTCTGCTACGCCGTCCTCGGCCTGCTCACCGACGCCCTGGTCCGTGCCCTGGAACGGGCCGCCGTGCGCTGGCGCGACGAGGGGGTGCAGCGATGA
- a CDS encoding LLM class flavin-dependent oxidoreductase gives MTLTFNWFLPTNGGDSRNVVGGGHGVEAGPAGRPATVGYLGQVARGAEQLGFKSALVPTGAWCEDAWITSAMLSEVSERLNFLVALRPGLMSPTLAAQMATTFSNLSGGRLLLNVVTGGESAEQRAYGDFLDKDARYVRCDEFLTVVRRLWDGERVDFAGEHVRVEGAQLHHLPQVRPEIQFGGSSPAAGTVAAKHADVYLTWGEPPAAVAEKVRWIRELAEAEGRTLRYGLRVHVINRDTSEEAWAEADRLLAGIDDATIAEMQAGLARSESEGQRRMLALNGGSRDNLQIHPGLWAGVGLVRGGAGTALVGSHEEVADLIEEYQAAGIDQFVLSAYPHLEGAYWFGEGVLPVLERRGLWKRPVAQVSTR, from the coding sequence ATGACCCTGACGTTCAACTGGTTCCTGCCGACCAACGGCGGCGACTCCCGCAACGTCGTCGGTGGCGGTCACGGGGTCGAGGCCGGTCCGGCCGGGCGCCCCGCCACGGTCGGCTACCTCGGCCAGGTCGCGCGCGGCGCCGAGCAGCTGGGGTTCAAGTCCGCGCTGGTGCCGACCGGCGCCTGGTGCGAGGACGCCTGGATCACCTCCGCGATGCTCTCCGAGGTCTCCGAGCGGCTGAACTTCCTGGTCGCGCTGCGGCCCGGCCTGATGTCGCCGACCCTCGCCGCGCAGATGGCCACCACCTTCTCCAACCTCTCCGGCGGCCGGCTGCTGCTCAACGTGGTCACCGGCGGAGAGAGTGCCGAGCAGCGTGCGTACGGCGACTTCCTCGACAAGGACGCCCGCTACGTGCGCTGCGACGAGTTCCTCACCGTCGTCCGGCGACTGTGGGACGGCGAGCGCGTGGACTTCGCCGGCGAGCACGTCCGGGTCGAGGGCGCCCAGCTGCACCACCTGCCGCAGGTGCGCCCGGAGATCCAGTTCGGCGGATCCTCCCCGGCCGCCGGCACGGTCGCGGCCAAGCACGCCGACGTCTACCTGACCTGGGGCGAGCCGCCCGCGGCGGTGGCCGAGAAGGTCCGCTGGATCCGCGAGCTCGCCGAGGCCGAGGGCCGCACCCTGCGCTACGGCCTGCGGGTGCACGTGATCAACCGTGACACCTCCGAGGAGGCGTGGGCCGAGGCCGACCGGCTGCTCGCCGGCATCGACGACGCCACCATCGCCGAGATGCAGGCCGGCCTGGCCAGGAGCGAGTCCGAGGGCCAGCGGCGGATGCTCGCCCTCAACGGCGGCTCCCGCGACAACCTGCAGATCCACCCCGGCCTGTGGGCCGGCGTCGGCCTGGTCCGCGGCGGCGCGGGCACCGCGCTGGTCGGCAGTCACGAGGAGGTGGCCGACCTCATCGAGGAGTACCAGGCCGCCGGCATCGACCAGTTCGTGCTCTCCGCCTACCCGCACCTCGAGGGCGCCTACTGGTTCGGTGAGGGCGTGCTGCCGGTGCTGGAGCGCCGGGGCCTGTGGAAGCGCCCGGTCGCGCAGGTGAGCACCCGATGA
- a CDS encoding serine/threonine-protein kinase yields MSRPWQYDEPAPGAELGPYRVVRRLGAGGMGIVYEALDTVLERTVALKLIAPEHAADPDFRQRFVREARAQAALDSPHVVQVFAHGEVAGRLYLATQLVPDGDLAALLRHGPVPFEEAMQVGAQVADALAEAHRAGLVHRDVKPGNVLLRRRGSHTVAYLSDFGLAGPALPHASGPRHGGPAGTPGYLAPEVLAGEAAGAAADVYALGRLLATALIGGPPGSAPPAVDRLAGRRRLREVLEAAVAPDPAARPSAAALAAALRSTTSRGRGRRSARRVVLGGAGVAAAGALLLAPVLAPARPERPERPEHRSGPSAAPVAEDARMARLAKTLAARAGLSKTEASCTAETLLRRARPSGSSAPASGSGPEALSQALAAAADCLWPRPTP; encoded by the coding sequence GTGAGCCGACCCTGGCAGTACGACGAACCGGCACCGGGCGCCGAGCTGGGCCCCTACCGCGTGGTGCGCCGGCTCGGCGCGGGCGGGATGGGGATCGTCTACGAGGCGCTCGACACCGTGCTCGAACGGACCGTGGCGCTGAAGCTGATCGCGCCCGAGCACGCGGCCGACCCCGACTTCCGGCAGCGCTTCGTGCGGGAGGCGCGCGCGCAGGCGGCGCTCGACTCACCCCACGTCGTACAGGTGTTCGCGCACGGCGAGGTCGCCGGGCGGCTCTACCTGGCGACCCAGCTGGTGCCCGACGGCGACCTGGCCGCGCTGCTGCGGCACGGCCCGGTGCCGTTCGAGGAGGCGATGCAGGTCGGGGCGCAGGTGGCCGACGCGCTGGCCGAGGCGCACCGGGCCGGCCTCGTGCACCGCGACGTCAAGCCCGGCAACGTCCTGCTGCGCCGACGCGGCAGCCACACGGTCGCCTACCTCTCCGACTTCGGGCTCGCCGGTCCGGCCCTGCCGCACGCCTCGGGTCCGCGGCACGGTGGACCGGCCGGCACTCCCGGGTACCTGGCGCCGGAGGTGCTGGCCGGCGAGGCCGCCGGCGCAGCCGCCGACGTCTACGCGCTGGGCCGCCTGCTCGCCACGGCCCTCATCGGCGGACCGCCAGGCTCGGCGCCGCCCGCCGTGGACCGATTGGCCGGACGCCGCCGATTGCGTGAGGTGCTGGAGGCGGCCGTGGCACCCGACCCTGCCGCGCGTCCGTCCGCCGCGGCGCTCGCGGCCGCCCTGCGCAGTACGACGTCGCGGGGTCGAGGACGTCGGTCGGCGCGGCGCGTCGTACTGGGCGGGGCGGGTGTGGCAGCGGCCGGCGCGCTGCTGCTGGCGCCAGTCCTCGCCCCCGCGCGCCCCGAGCGCCCCGAGCGCCCCGAGCATCGCTCCGGGCCGTCCGCCGCACCGGTCGCCGAGGACGCCCGGATGGCCAGGCTCGCGAAGACGCTGGCGGCCCGGGCGGGGCTCAGCAAGACGGAGGCGTCCTGCACCGCCGAGACGTTGCTTCGCCGTGCTCGTCCGAGCGGGTCGTCAGCCCCCGCCTCCGGCTCCGGCCCCGAGGCCCTGAGCCAGGCCCTGGCCGCGGCGGCCGACTGCCTGTGGCCCCGCCCCACCCCCTGA
- a CDS encoding dihydrolipoamide acetyltransferase family protein, with amino-acid sequence MSTQTAQEFLLPDVGEGLTEAEIVAWRVKEGDVVAVNDVLVDIETAKSIVELPSPYAGRVLALLVAEGETVEVGTPIIRIGDPSAHASVNAAGGPLPTPPEPAAPALDLVPELPTEPAAVPGSVPGSVPAATAASRGPEIIDTNVPPVGNATLVGYGPKQRALARRARKGAVAAEAGAPAGVDAGKDAAVVEVVETRAPASAAAIRALAKPLVRRLARDLGVDLAALTPTGPRGTVSKDDVLAAAGGTGTAALGAAAGASAAARPLPVDPAGRETREPVKGVRKQMAAAMSASAFSAPHVTEFVTIDATATVELVERLRARRELAGIKVSPLLLIARACLLALRRTPLVNSAFDDATQEVVVKHYVNLGIAAATPRGLVVPNVKDAHELSLVDLAKELEELTTTARAGRSQPADLAGGTFTITNVGVFGIDGGTPIINPGESAILALGAIKPQPWVVGDAVVPRQVMTLSLSFDHRHIDGATGAQFLADVAGLVSDPATALVF; translated from the coding sequence ATGAGCACACAGACCGCCCAGGAGTTCCTGCTGCCCGACGTCGGCGAGGGCCTGACCGAGGCCGAGATCGTGGCCTGGCGGGTCAAGGAGGGCGACGTCGTCGCCGTCAACGACGTCCTCGTCGACATCGAGACCGCCAAGTCGATCGTCGAGCTGCCCTCGCCGTACGCCGGCCGGGTGCTCGCCCTGCTCGTCGCCGAGGGCGAGACCGTCGAGGTGGGCACGCCGATCATCCGGATCGGCGACCCCTCCGCCCACGCCTCCGTCAACGCCGCCGGCGGGCCGCTGCCGACGCCGCCGGAGCCGGCCGCGCCGGCGCTGGACCTCGTGCCCGAGCTGCCCACCGAGCCCGCCGCCGTCCCCGGCTCCGTGCCCGGCTCGGTGCCGGCCGCCACCGCCGCCAGCAGGGGCCCGGAGATCATCGACACCAACGTGCCGCCGGTCGGGAACGCCACCCTCGTCGGCTATGGCCCCAAGCAGCGGGCGCTCGCGCGTCGGGCGCGGAAGGGTGCCGTCGCGGCGGAGGCTGGGGCGCCGGCTGGGGTGGACGCTGGGAAGGATGCTGCGGTGGTCGAGGTTGTCGAGACCCGCGCTCCCGCGTCCGCCGCCGCCATCCGCGCGCTGGCCAAGCCGCTGGTGCGCCGGCTGGCTCGGGACCTGGGCGTCGACCTCGCCGCGCTGACCCCGACCGGTCCGCGCGGCACGGTGAGCAAGGACGACGTGCTCGCCGCGGCCGGCGGCACGGGTACGGCGGCCCTGGGTGCCGCGGCCGGAGCAAGCGCTGCCGCCCGTCCGCTGCCGGTCGACCCGGCGGGCCGGGAGACCCGGGAGCCGGTGAAGGGCGTGCGCAAGCAGATGGCGGCGGCGATGTCGGCCTCCGCGTTCTCCGCGCCGCACGTGACGGAGTTCGTGACCATCGACGCCACGGCCACCGTGGAGCTCGTCGAGCGGCTGCGTGCGCGCCGGGAGCTCGCCGGCATCAAGGTCAGCCCGTTGCTCCTCATCGCCCGCGCCTGCCTGCTCGCGCTGCGGCGCACGCCCCTGGTCAACTCCGCGTTCGACGACGCGACGCAGGAGGTCGTGGTCAAGCACTACGTGAACCTGGGCATCGCCGCCGCCACCCCGCGCGGCCTGGTGGTGCCGAACGTCAAGGACGCGCACGAGCTGTCGCTCGTCGACCTGGCGAAGGAGCTGGAGGAGCTGACCACCACTGCCCGCGCGGGACGCAGCCAGCCCGCCGACCTCGCCGGCGGCACCTTCACCATCACCAACGTGGGCGTCTTCGGCATCGACGGCGGCACGCCGATCATCAACCCCGGCGAGTCCGCCATCCTCGCCCTCGGCGCCATCAAGCCGCAGCCGTGGGTCGTGGGCGACGCCGTGGTGCCCCGCCAGGTGATGACGCTGTCGCTGTCCTTCGACCACCGCCACATCGACGGCGCCACCGGGGCCCAGTTCCTCGCCGACGTCGCCGGCCTGGTCAGCGACCCCGCCACCGCCCTCGTCTTCTGA
- a CDS encoding alpha-ketoacid dehydrogenase subunit beta, whose product MTTMTLAKALNAGLRKAMEDDQKVLVMGEDVGTLGGVFRITDGLKKDFGEDRVVDTPLAESGIVGTAVGLAMRGYRPVVEIQFDGFVYPAYDQIVCQVAKMHFRSRGRIPMPMVIRIPFGGGIGAVEHHSESPEAQFAHTPGLKVVACSNPADAHAMIQQAIACDDPVVFLEPKRLYHSAKADVDETATPPPLWTSRLVRPGTDVTVVGYGPTVSTCLDAATVAAEEGRSIEVFDLRTLSPLDLAPVMESVRRTGRLVVVHEAHVTLGVGAEVAARVTEECFHSLEAPVLRVGGYDTPYPPARIEEHFLPDLDRVLDAVDRTFTF is encoded by the coding sequence ATGACCACGATGACGCTCGCCAAGGCGCTCAACGCCGGCCTGCGCAAGGCCATGGAGGACGACCAGAAGGTCCTCGTCATGGGTGAGGACGTCGGCACCCTGGGCGGTGTCTTCCGGATCACCGACGGGCTGAAGAAGGACTTCGGCGAGGACCGGGTCGTCGACACCCCGCTGGCCGAGTCCGGCATCGTCGGCACCGCGGTCGGCCTCGCCATGCGCGGCTACCGGCCCGTGGTGGAGATCCAGTTCGACGGCTTCGTCTACCCCGCCTACGACCAGATCGTGTGCCAGGTCGCCAAGATGCACTTCCGCAGCCGCGGCCGGATCCCGATGCCGATGGTCATCCGGATCCCGTTCGGCGGCGGCATCGGCGCGGTCGAGCACCACAGCGAGTCGCCCGAGGCGCAGTTCGCGCACACCCCGGGCCTCAAGGTCGTCGCGTGCTCCAACCCCGCCGACGCGCACGCGATGATCCAGCAGGCGATCGCCTGCGACGACCCGGTCGTCTTCCTCGAGCCCAAGCGGCTCTACCACTCCGCCAAGGCCGACGTCGACGAGACGGCGACCCCGCCGCCGCTGTGGACCTCGCGGCTGGTGCGCCCCGGCACCGACGTCACCGTCGTCGGCTACGGCCCGACCGTCTCCACCTGCCTGGACGCCGCCACCGTCGCCGCCGAGGAGGGCCGCTCGATCGAGGTGTTCGACCTGCGCACCCTGTCCCCGCTGGACCTGGCCCCCGTCATGGAGTCCGTACGGCGCACCGGCCGCCTGGTCGTCGTCCACGAGGCGCACGTGACGCTCGGCGTCGGCGCGGAGGTCGCCGCCCGGGTCACCGAGGAGTGCTTCCACTCCCTCGAGGCCCCGGTGCTGCGCGTCGGGGGCTACGACACCCCGTACCCGCCGGCCCGGATCGAGGAGCACTTCCTGCCCGACCTGGACCGGGTGCTCGACGCCGTCGACCGCACCTTCACCTTCTGA